GAATGAGCCTCAATATCACACAAGAGGAGTATCGAAACAAGCAGGAAAGCTATAATATCATCAGAAACAAGGTCGAGGCCGGCATTTCGGCGAAAGAAGAACTCTTTCAGGCAGAAATCAACCAGGCCAGTAGCAAAGCTCAACTGGAGAATAGCCAGGTAAGCTACGAAGACGCGCTGGACAACCTCAAGATTCTGCTTGGACTATCGCTGCACGACGAAATTGATGTGCTGGCTGATGTTGGCAAATTCGTTGTAGAAGTTGATCTCGACAAGGCGGTTGAGAGCGGGCTGCAGTATAGAATGGAGCTTCGCCAAAGGGAAATTGCTATCGAAAACGCGCGGCTCAGTCTCATCACAGTAGGTGCGGTCGACGAATTCAAAGGATCGGTGAGTCTAAACTACGGTCTTCTTGGCACTGAAGAAAACCTGAGTGACATTTACAAATCTCCCTTAAAGAGCCAGAGCATCTCCGTTGAGCTCAACATTCCTATCTGGGACTGGGGAAGAAAGAACTCCAGCCTCAGGGCGAGCGAGCTTCAACTCGACAACCAGGTGATTTCGCGTGACGAGGAGCAGAAGCAGGTCGAGCTCGGAATTCGTCAATCGTATCGCTCGCTACAGAATCAACTGACGCAGATTGAAATAGCCGAGAAGAGCATCGAGAACGCACGACTTACATACGAAATCAATCTTGAACGATACAAGAACGGCGATATATCATCCAAGGATATAGGCGAATTCCAGAATCAGCTCTCCAGGGAGCAATACAATCACATTGCGGCGTTGATAAACTACCGTATCGCTCTGTTGAACCTCAAAATCGAATCATTGTGGGATTTTGAAAACGACAGGCCAGTACTGGATATAGGTTAGGAGATCATCATGAAACAGCGGTTCCTTGCAGTCACTATACTAATGATAGCGGTTTTGGCAATCGGATGTGAAGACGACGGTCCCGACATCGACATTGAGTCAGCAGTCCCGGTCGATGTCGAAGATATCACCCTAAAACCTATCAGAGAATACGTCTTTGCAACCGGCACAGTTCTGGCGACCGAGGATGCTGAATTGAAAGCGGAGCAGGGTGGATTTTATCGCCTTAACACCAATCCGCGCACCGGGAAGCCGTTTGCGATGGGTGACGCCGTGAAGAAAGGTGATGTGATCGTCTATCTTGAGAACCAGGAATTTGTCAATTCGGTGCAGTTCGACTCCAGGAAAATCAATTTCGACATATCACAACGTGAATTTGAGAAACAGAAAACACTCTATGACAAGGGTGGAGTTACGCTGCGCGAACTTACGACGGCGGAGCAGGCTTTCATCAATTCGAAATATGCTTACGACAACGCCCTCCTCCAGCTCAACAAATTGAAATTCGCCGCGCCGTTTGATGGTATCCTGGTTGATCTCTCCTACTATTCGCTCGGTCAGAAAGTCGAAGTGGCTGCTGACATCGGGCGTGTGATGAATTACTCAAACCTCTATTCCGAGGTGAGCCTTCCCGGAAAGGAAATGAGCCGGATAAGGGTCGATCAGAATGTGCAGGTGACAAATTACGCCTACCCCGACGATACGCTTTCCGGCGTTGTCAGCCAGATTTCTCCCGCTCTTGATCCAGACAGCAGAACATTCAAAGTCAGAGTCTCGATAAGCAACGCCGATCTGTTGCTCCGTCCCGGCATGTTCGTGAGAATCGATGTTGTCGTGGCCGAGAAGGATTCGACGGTGGTAATCCCCAAGGATATCATACTCGACAGGCGTGGCGCCAGGACTGTGTTCGTGGTGGAGAAGGGCATCGCCATCGAGAGGCAGATCGAGACAGGATTAGCCAATCGTACTGAGATCGAAGTCATCAGTGGTCTGAAGGAAGACGAAAGGCTTGTGGTACGCGGCTACGAAACACTGCAGAATCGCTCAAGAATCAAAGTAGTCAAGTAACATCAACGATGATCGATCAGACTTATGCATAAACTCACCAGATTTTCAGTCAACTATCCGACCACCGTCATGATGATGGTGCTCGCGATACTCCTGCTCGGAATTATATCCTTCGGTAGACTCGGTGTCGATCTGCTGCCTGATCTCAACAATCCCCGTCTCTTTGTAGAGATCGTATCTGCCGACCGTCCCCCCGGTGAAATGGAGCGGCTATACGTCACGAATGTTGAGGCAATTGTTTCGCGACAGAGCAAGGTGAACAGAGTCTCGTCGGTGTCCCGCGTCGGAAAAGCGCTCGTTACGGTCGAATATAGCTGGGATGCTGACATGGACATAGCCTTTCTCGATATGCAGAAGAGTCTCGCTGCGTTTGGGCAAAATGACGCAGGCACCGAGATTACTGTCAGCCAGCACGATCCTAATGCGGCACCGGTGATACTCGTGTCTATGTATCACCCCGACATCGACGATCTCGATCAACTCCGCAGAACCGCCGAGAATATCGTACGGAACGAACTGGTCAGGCTCGAAGGGATTGCAGCAGTAGAAATCGTCGGCGCTCGCCAGCGCGAAGTCGAGATTCTCACCGATCCATATACACTTGAAGCGTACGGCCTCACTCTCGATCAGGTCGCATCGAGAATAAGCAGCTTCAATCGAAACCTCTCCGGCGGCTCTATCGTGGAAATGGGTAGGCGATATGTCATCAAAGGTGTCGGGGAATATCAGGACCTGCACGACATTGAGAATCTAATAGTCCGGTACAAGATTGACACCAGTGATCCTGGAGGTGGCAGTTCGCAAAATAGAGTCCCCGTGTATTTG
The genomic region above belongs to Candidatus Zixiibacteriota bacterium and contains:
- a CDS encoding TolC family protein, whose protein sequence is MSLNITQEEYRNKQESYNIIRNKVEAGISAKEELFQAEINQASSKAQLENSQVSYEDALDNLKILLGLSLHDEIDVLADVGKFVVEVDLDKAVESGLQYRMELRQREIAIENARLSLITVGAVDEFKGSVSLNYGLLGTEENLSDIYKSPLKSQSISVELNIPIWDWGRKNSSLRASELQLDNQVISRDEEQKQVELGIRQSYRSLQNQLTQIEIAEKSIENARLTYEINLERYKNGDISSKDIGEFQNQLSREQYNHIAALINYRIALLNLKIESLWDFENDRPVLDIG
- a CDS encoding efflux RND transporter periplasmic adaptor subunit — its product is MKQRFLAVTILMIAVLAIGCEDDGPDIDIESAVPVDVEDITLKPIREYVFATGTVLATEDAELKAEQGGFYRLNTNPRTGKPFAMGDAVKKGDVIVYLENQEFVNSVQFDSRKINFDISQREFEKQKTLYDKGGVTLRELTTAEQAFINSKYAYDNALLQLNKLKFAAPFDGILVDLSYYSLGQKVEVAADIGRVMNYSNLYSEVSLPGKEMSRIRVDQNVQVTNYAYPDDTLSGVVSQISPALDPDSRTFKVRVSISNADLLLRPGMFVRIDVVVAEKDSTVVIPKDIILDRRGARTVFVVEKGIAIERQIETGLANRTEIEVISGLKEDERLVVRGYETLQNRSRIKVVK